The following nucleotide sequence is from uncultured Roseateles sp..
GCGGATGGTGTCCAACTGGGCAATGCTGCCGTCCATCGAGAACACGCCGTCGGTGAACACCAGGGTGAAGCGGGCGCCGGCCGCCCTGGCTTCTTCGAGGCAACGCTCCAGATCGGCCATGTCGTTGTGCTTGTAGCGATAGCGCTTGGCCTTGCACAGGCGGATGCCGTCGATGATGGAGGCGTGGTTCAGCTCGTCGCTGATGACGGCGTCCTGCTCGCCCAGCAGCGGTTCGAACAGGCCGCCATTGGCGTCGAAGGCGGCGGCGTAGAGGATGGTGTCTTCGGTGCCGAGGAATTTGGACAGGCGCTGCTCCAGCGTCTTGTGCAGGTCCTGCGTGCCGCAGATGAAGCGCACCGACGACAGGCCGTAGCCATGGGTACGCAGCGCCTCGTGTGCGGCCTCAATGACGGCCGGGTGGGACGACAGGCCCAGATAGTTGTTGGCGCAGAGATTGATGACCTCGCGGCCGTCCTGCGTGTGCACCAGGGCGCCCTGGGGCGTGGTGATCACGCGCTCGGTCTTGTACAGGCCGGCCTCGCGTATGCCGGCCAGCTCGGCCTGCAGGTGCGCATAGAAGTCATCACGGGTGGTCATGGTCGGGCTCCTGGTGCACAATCGTGCAAATCCGCTAAACAGAACATAGTTCGATATATCGAACTTTTGTACAGTATCTAAGATTTGCTTTTTCAGGTCAAGCCTACGCCTATGTCGAATGCCAGCCAAGACGCTTCGGAGCCGCCCCGCGTCGGTGCCACCCTGCAGGCGCTGCGCCAGGCCCAGGGCCTGTCATTGGACGAGCTGTCGCGCCGCGCCGGTGTGTCCAAATCCATGCTGTCGCAGATCGAACGCAACCAGGCCAACCCGACGGTGGCCGTGGTCTGGCGGCTGGCCAATGCCTTGCGTGTCGAGCTGTCCGAGCTGCTGGGCGGCGAGCGGCCCGCGGCGCCGGCGATAGAGATGGTGGCGGCCCATGCCACGCCCAGCATGAGCAGCCCGGACGGCCTGTGCCAGCTGCGCATACTCGGCCCTATCGACCTGGCCGGTCAGTTCGAATGGTACGAGCTGACGGTGCAGCCCGGCGGCGCGCTGGAGTCAGCGGCCCACGAGCCCGGCTCGCGCGAGCACCTGAGCGTGCTCAGCGGCAGCCTGGAGGTCAGCGCCGCAAGCTCGGTGCAGAAGCTGAAGGCCGGCGAGACGGCCCGCTATGGCGCCGATGGCGCGCATGCGATACGCAATACCGGCAAGGCGGCGGCAACAGCCCTGCTGGTGGTGCTGCACAGCTGAGCGTCAATCCAGCAGATCCGCCAGGGTCGCATCCTTGAACTGCCCGCGCCGCCACAGCGTTTCCAGATGCGGCGTGCGTACCAGCAGCAGGGCCTGCAGCAGTGGTGAGGCCGGCGTCTTGGCCGGTTCGCACAGCAGGGTCAGGCGTTGATCGCCTGACTCTTCCAGCCGGCCTATCCAGTCCAGCCCCTGCAGCACGTCCAGCACCGGCTCGATCTGCAGTGGGTCGCATTGCAGCTTGTCGGCCAGCTCCAGCGCCGACCAGCCATGGGCCGCCTCGCCGCGCGCCAGGCGCAGCTGGCGCAGCACGCGCAGGGCCAGCTCGAAGCGGTAGCCGGGCTCCTCGATCTGGCGCACGACGCGCATCTGCAGGCTGGGTGCGTAGGCGGCGATCACCGCGCCCAGCAGCATGATCACCCAGCCCAGATAGATCCAGACCAGGAAGATGGGCAGGCTGGCGAAGGCACCGTACATCGTCGAGTAGGTCGGCACCTGGCTGACGTACCAGGCCAGCGCACGCTTGGCCAGCTCGAAGCCCGCGGCCACGAACAGGCCACCGGCCATTGCGTGGCGCCAGCGCACATGGGTGTTGGGCACGTAGTGGAACAGGCCGGCCACGCTGATGGCCAGGATCACGAATTCGACCGCGTTCAGCAGAAAGCTCAGGCCCCCCGGCAGCGCCGACACGATGCCCTTGCCCGCCGACAGCGCATAGCTGGTCAGCGCCAGGCTGGCGCCGAGCAGCAGCGGCCCCAGGGTCAGTGCCGCCCAATAGACCAGCACGCGCTGGGCGATGGGCCGTGGCCGCTGCACGCGCCAGATCGCGTTGAGCGTGCGGTCTATCGTCAGCATCAGGGCCAGCGCGGTGAACACCAGCACCACCAGGCCCACCGTGCCGACCCGGTTGGCCTTGCTGGCGAACTGGGTCAGCGCGCCCAGCACCGGTTTGGCGATATTGGGCGGTATCAGACTTTGCAGAAAGTACTTCTCAAGCGCGACCTGGAAGGAGGCGAACATCGGGAAGGCGGTGAACAGGGCCAGCATCACCGTCAGCAGCGGCACCAGCGAGATGATGGTGGTGAAGGTCAGGCTGCCGGCGGTCAGGCCCAGGCGGTCGTCGCGGAAACGGGCGCGCAAGGTGCGCAGGGTGTCCCACCAGGGCCAGCGCTTCAGGGTGGCCCAGGTCTCGTTGGCATGCTGCAGCCAGGCGCGTGCTTTGTCTTGGGTCGGTGTGGGAAGAGCGTTCATGCTGGCTATGATGCCAGCCATGTCTGCCTCCACCCTCGCAAGCCCTGCCGCCCCGCTTTCATCGCCCTCCCCCGGCGCCCGCCACAGTCGTCTGCTGGCCCTGATCAGCCTGCTTGCGCTGATCGCGCTGTGCCTGGTCTGGGAGCTGTGGCTGGCACCCACCGGCCGCGGCACGCTGGCCATCAAGGCCCTGCCCCTGGGCCTGGGTGTGCTCGGCGTCTGGCGCTACCGGATGTACACCTTCCGCTGGCTGAGTCTGCTGGTCTGGCTCTATGCCGCCGAGGGCTGCGTGCGCGCCTACGGCGACCCTGGGCTCAGCGCCCAGCTCGCTGTCGCCGAGGTGCTGCTCAGCGTGCTGCTGTTCATCGCCTGTGCCTGGCAGGTGCGGGTGCGTTTGAAGGCAGCCCGATGAGCGCCGCCCTGCTGCAGGCCTTGCGTGACGCGCTGGGCGATACCTATGTGCTCAGCGACGGTGACCTGTCGGCCTACGAGCTGGACTGGCGCAAGCGCTTCCAGGGCAAGGCGCTGGCCGTCGTACGGCCGGGCACGACCGGGCAGGTGTCCGCGGTGATGCGGCTGTGCGCCGAACATCGCGTGGCCGTCGTGCCCCAGGGCGGCAACACCGGCCTGGTCGGCGGCTCGGTGCCCGATACCAGCGGCAGCCAGGTCCTTTTGAGCCTGCAGCGCATGAACAAGGTGCGCGAGCTGGACCGCGCCAATCTGACGATGACGGTGGATGCCGGCTGCGTGCTGCAGGCGCTGCAGGAGGCCGCCGACGCCCAGGGCCTGCTGTTCCCCCTGAGCCTGGCAGCCGAGGGCAGCTGCACGATAGGCGGCAATCTGGCCACCAATGCCGGCGGCACCCAGGTGCTGCGCTACGGCAATACCCGCGAGCTGTGCCTGGGCCTGGAGGTCGTGACGGCCGCCGGCGAAATCTGGCAGGGCCTGAGTGGCCTGCGCAAGGACAACACCGGCTACGACCTGCGCGATCTGTTCATCGGCAGCGAAGGTACCTTGGGCATCATCACCGGCGCGACCCTGAAGCTCTATCCGCGCCCGCAGGCCAGGATGACGGCGCTGGCCGCCTGCCCGACGCTGGAGTCCGCGCTGGCCCTCTTGGGCCTGGCCCAAGAGCGCGCCGGCTCGGGCCTGACCGGCTTCGAGCTGATGGGGGACTTTGCCTTGTCCCTGGTCCGCAAGCACTTCCCGCAGCTGCCCCAGGCGCTGCCGCCCTGCCACTGGACGGTGCTGCTGGAGATCTCGGACTCCGAGTCCGAGGCCCATGCCCGGGCGCTGTTCGAGGGCTTGCTGGAAGCCGCGCTGGAGAGTGGCGTGATCCAGGACGCGGCGGTGGCCTCCAGCCTGGAGCAATCCCGCTCGCTGTGGCATGTGCGCGAGTCGATTCCGCTGGCCCAGGTCGAGGAAGGGCTGAACATCAAGCACGACATTGCCCTGCCGGTGTCGCGCATTCCCGAGTTCGTGGCGCAAACCGATGCGGCGCTGAAGGCCGCCTTCCCGGGCGTGCGCCTGGTCAACTTCGGCCATCTGGGCGATGGCAATCTGCACTACAACGTGCAGGCGCCCGAGGGTGGCTCGGCGGTGGACTTCCTGCGCGAGCAGGAGCATGCGGTGAACACCATCGTGTTCGATGCGGTGACGGCCTTCCAGGGCTCGATCTCGGCCGAGCATGGTATTGGCCAGCTGAAACGCGACGAGCTGGCCTTGCGCAAGTCACCGGTGGCGCTGGGCCTGATGCGCGCGATCAAGCAGGCACTGGATCCGCAGGGCTTGTTGAACCCCGGCCGGGTGCTTTAGCGCCTGAGGCTCACTGCACCGGCCCCTT
It contains:
- a CDS encoding XRE family transcriptional regulator is translated as MSNASQDASEPPRVGATLQALRQAQGLSLDELSRRAGVSKSMLSQIERNQANPTVAVVWRLANALRVELSELLGGERPAAPAIEMVAAHATPSMSSPDGLCQLRILGPIDLAGQFEWYELTVQPGGALESAAHEPGSREHLSVLSGSLEVSAASSVQKLKAGETARYGADGAHAIRNTGKAAATALLVVLHS
- a CDS encoding YihY family inner membrane protein, which encodes MNALPTPTQDKARAWLQHANETWATLKRWPWWDTLRTLRARFRDDRLGLTAGSLTFTTIISLVPLLTVMLALFTAFPMFASFQVALEKYFLQSLIPPNIAKPVLGALTQFASKANRVGTVGLVVLVFTALALMLTIDRTLNAIWRVQRPRPIAQRVLVYWAALTLGPLLLGASLALTSYALSAGKGIVSALPGGLSFLLNAVEFVILAISVAGLFHYVPNTHVRWRHAMAGGLFVAAGFELAKRALAWYVSQVPTYSTMYGAFASLPIFLVWIYLGWVIMLLGAVIAAYAPSLQMRVVRQIEEPGYRFELALRVLRQLRLARGEAAHGWSALELADKLQCDPLQIEPVLDVLQGLDWIGRLEESGDQRLTLLCEPAKTPASPLLQALLLVRTPHLETLWRRGQFKDATLADLLD
- a CDS encoding FAD-binding oxidoreductase, with the translated sequence MSAALLQALRDALGDTYVLSDGDLSAYELDWRKRFQGKALAVVRPGTTGQVSAVMRLCAEHRVAVVPQGGNTGLVGGSVPDTSGSQVLLSLQRMNKVRELDRANLTMTVDAGCVLQALQEAADAQGLLFPLSLAAEGSCTIGGNLATNAGGTQVLRYGNTRELCLGLEVVTAAGEIWQGLSGLRKDNTGYDLRDLFIGSEGTLGIITGATLKLYPRPQARMTALAACPTLESALALLGLAQERAGSGLTGFELMGDFALSLVRKHFPQLPQALPPCHWTVLLEISDSESEAHARALFEGLLEAALESGVIQDAAVASSLEQSRSLWHVRESIPLAQVEEGLNIKHDIALPVSRIPEFVAQTDAALKAAFPGVRLVNFGHLGDGNLHYNVQAPEGGSAVDFLREQEHAVNTIVFDAVTAFQGSISAEHGIGQLKRDELALRKSPVALGLMRAIKQALDPQGLLNPGRVL
- a CDS encoding DUF2069 domain-containing protein is translated as MSASTLASPAAPLSSPSPGARHSRLLALISLLALIALCLVWELWLAPTGRGTLAIKALPLGLGVLGVWRYRMYTFRWLSLLVWLYAAEGCVRAYGDPGLSAQLAVAEVLLSVLLFIACAWQVRVRLKAAR